A genomic segment from Zygotorulaspora mrakii chromosome 1, complete sequence encodes:
- the SPT7 gene encoding SAGA histone acetyltransferase complex subunit SPT7 (similar to Saccharomyces cerevisiae SPT7 (YBR081C); ancestral locus Anc_3.307), producing the protein MIDMSTIVKYQGTNVRPVLQLTEKLFSEAFFNPYLTAQQLIVLESLLSINDRSTKLNVWQELMNGNVTLNIVNVAPKISEDDIKKSTQEAQLGGGEERSDEGQTMSDLNNSAGNEQVEDDLSQLDLEDFRQKVTGSDFIGNLSLKIRYVIWQCAIDHLWRNSPDDDYDNGSDFLLLETDGVEECSEANEFVNISISTTQRSEDDDYDEENDYDGNYDDDRDRKRDGLQSSLMSFNNIEVSKDGNNHMTLTLRVSKDILPKLRSNDVEEVMRNCNRIYHNFEHDKETMQKRLRLEANDKLLEGTRKKRSHSEIDVGQTNNTELNANAVEIDEKLPPSHNLSPNENLVLVSEGGVQDGKRPRRDSVPLPVNLGAANLSLKHLLSNIQENKSRLKISDYELKHLIMDVRKNRSKWASDEKIGQEELYEACEKVVLELRNYTEHSTPFLNKVSKREAPNYHQIIKKSMDLNTVLKKLKTFQYKSKQGFVDDVMLIWKNCLTYNSDPSHFLRGHAIAMQKKSLQLLPLIPDIVIRNREDVEKELEEMEKEKGFEEEEEEEEEEEEEEEEVASTGRKGLSMGAHKPSKAYGSNSEEPGNLAEKRNTPETVNKTTKGKSHDENIFTEENEVNLLSDTKSVEIKSNEISTSKDESLQNTNDSKHMEMGRRDHVIGALREGDGGKQDEEKVGVNGGREEKEEAEEEKEEEEEEEKEAEAEAEAEEEEEAEEEEEEDDEDNDEEDEEEEEEEEEEDDMTETQEYYTEKNDDKDDVEISVWKSVTAKVRAEICIERSRYFENGKLNSNSNALLKNPQKMKGFSQLYTEYKEQKELELQRKKLEQESIMKNGFHAVIKQEEEDPKLTGDDSSPVNSDPFEKESNDIELDTNMFLQEYDVTNSLPAFKYMGIDGKILDRKEDAQVKKLLDNGNSKESIFLLNRNRGLSPLINKNIELIQNIRHICHKISLIRLLQSPSSMLNNRNGSNTQQLINSHQYKFDRIDDSLDIDPISQLDTHDFKNNKLLMWKLMHKNVSKILMSSGFETTKPSATNMLTEIASEYLSNLIKSIKIHHESNSLIHAKPSDILRMSLLENGIGRPDDLYTYIDSEFTKKTKKLVDMKMKLEAFLKDLLRPTLQELSERNFEDESQSFLTGDFATELTGEDFFGFKDLGLEKEFGVLSSSVPLQLLTFQLQSNDTEAEVQVKKIQPEEFDNVVYSKISREEIDKGAFWSVLMPLLRKSWERSKMYRQKLAKSFSSQYQDVHQASDNSNELLVEDEEMILKAKSGNRPRLPPTGKIGSSYKKKAICDAFILPEDEEEDQNENEESSAAQMLRKGVDVTPDKNEKIGPSNTPAENSFDLSLSGLEK; encoded by the coding sequence ATGATTGATATGTCAACGATCGTAAAATACCAAGGAACAAACGTTCGACCCGTGCTACAATTGACTGAAAAATTGTTCTCAGAGGCTTTTTTCAACCCATATTTAACGGCGCAACAATTGATTGTTCTCGAAAGTTTACTATCGATAAATGATCGGTCTACGAAGCTCAATGTCTGGCAAGAACTGATGAACGGCAATGTCACATTGAATATAGTGAACGTAGCACCCAAAATATCCGAAGACGACATAAAGAAAAGCACTCAAGAAGCACAATTAGGTGGAGGTGAGGAGCGCAGTGATGAAGGTCAAACTATGAGCGATTTGAATAATAGTGCCGGAAATGAACAAGTTGAAGACGACCTCTCGCAGTTGGATCTTGAGGATTTTCGGCAAAAGGTTACTGGGTCCGACTTTATTGGGAACTTATCACTTAAAATACGCTACGTGATATGGCAGTGCGCCATTGACCACCTTTGGAGAAATTCACCCGATGATGATTACGACAACGGGTCTGACTTTCTTCTGCTGGAGACGGATGGGGTAGAAGAGTGCTCTGAAGCGAATGAATTCGTTAATATCTCGATAAGCACAACACAACGTAGCGAAGACGATGACTACGACGAAGAGAATGATTACGACGGCAATTACGACGACGATAGGGATAGAAAGAGAGATGGACTGCAGAGTTCTCTAATGTCCTTTAATAACATTGaagtttcaaaagatgGGAATAATCATATGACTCTTACCCTGAGAGTTTCAAAAGACATTCTTCCTAAACTGCGAAGCAATGACGTTGAAGAAGTAATGAGAAATTGCAATAGAATATATCACAACTTCGAACACGATAAAGAAACGATGCAGAAGAGACTAAGACTCGAGGCGAATGACAAACTATTGGaaggaacaagaaaaaagagatctCACAGTGAAATTGATGTTGGGCAGACTAATAATACAGAGTTGAATGCTAATGCTGTTGAAATAGATGAGAAATTACCACCTTCACATAATTTAAGTCCAAATGAAAACCTTGTCCTCGTGAGTGAAGGTGGAGTACAGGATGGCAAGAGGCCTAGAAGGGATTCTGTACCTCTTCCAGTAAATTTAGGAGCTGCAAATTTGTCGTTAAAGCACTTATTATCCAACATCCAGGAAAATAAATCGAGGCTTAAAATATCTGACTATGAGTTGAAGCATCTAATAATGGATGTTAGGAAGAATAGGTCAAAATGGGCttctgatgaaaagattggTCAAGAAGAACTTTATGAAGCATGTGAAAAGGTTGTTTTGGAGTTACGAAATTATACTGAACACTCAACTCCTTTTCTTAATAAAGTAAGCAAAAGGGAAGCTCCaaattatcatcaaatcaTAAAAAAATCCATGGATTTGAATAcggttttgaaaaagttaaAGACATTTCAGTACAAATCAAAGCAAGGATTTGTTGACGATGTCATGCtaatttggaaaaactgCCTAACATATAATTCCGATCCTTCACATTTTCTTAGAGGTCATGCCATTGcaatgcaaaaaaaatctttgcaGCTTTTACCTCTGATACCTGATATCGTTATCAGAAATCGTGAGGATGTCGAGAAGGAATTGGAGGAAatggaaaaggaaaagggtttcgaagaagaagaagaagaagaagaagaggaggaggaggaggaggaagaggTTGCCAGTACGGGGAGGAAGGGCCTCAGTATGGGTGCGCATAAACCAAGCAAAGCTTACGGATCAAATAGTGAAGAACCTGGCAATCTtgctgaaaagagaaaCACACCAGAAACGGTGAATAAAACAACTAAGGGAAAATCTCACGATGAGAACATTTTTACTGAGGAAAATGAAGTAAACTTATTATCTGATACTAAATCAGTTGAGATCAAGTCTAACGAGATATCAACTAGTAAAGATgaatctcttcaaaatacaAATGACAGCAAGCATATGGAAATGGGAAGGAGAGATCATGTAATAGGAGCTCTGAGGGAAGGGGATGGAGGGAAGCAAGATGAGGAGAAAGTAGGAGTGAATGGaggaagagaagaaaaagaagaggcagaagaagagaaagaggaagaggaagaggaagagaaagaggCAGAGGCAGAGGCAGAGgcagaggaagaggaagaggcagaggaagaggaagaggaagatgatgaagataatgatgaggaagatgaagaggaagaggaagaggaagaggaagaggatGACATGACAGAAACGCAGGAGTATTACACAGAGAAGAATGACGATAAAGACGATGTGGAAATATCTGTTTGGAAGTCGGTCACTGCTAAGGTTCGAGCTGAGATTTGTATTGAAAGGTCCcgatattttgaaaatggtaaactAAATAGCAACTCAAATGcgttattgaaaaatcctCAAAAGATGAAGGGTTTCTCGCAGCTATATACTGAGTACAAGGAACAGAAAGAGTTAGAACtccaaagaaaaaaattggaacaaGAGTCGATAATGAAGAATGGATTTCATGCTGTGATAAAacaagaggaagaagacCCAAAATTAACAGGTGATGACAGTTCTCCAGTCAACTCCGATCCTTTCGAAAAGGAATCGAATGATATTGAATTAGACACCAATATGTTCTTACAAGAATACGACGTGACCAATTCGTTGCCTGCTTTTAAGTACATGGGCATTGATGGAAAAATCCTGGATAGGAAAGAGGATGCTCAAGTGAAAAAGCTTCTTGACAATGGAAACTCAAAAGAAAGTATATTCTTACTTAATCGCAATCGAGGTCTATCGCCCTtaatcaacaaaaacatCGAACTCATACAGAATATTAGACATATTTGTCACAAAATTTCCCTCATTAGATTGCTACAAAGTCCGAGCTCCATGCTAAACAATAGAAACGGCAGTAATACTCAGCAACTTATCAATTCTCATCAATACAAATTTGACAGGATAGATGACTCTTTAGACATTGATCCTATCTCCCAACTCGATACCCATGActttaaaaataataagTTGCTGATGTGGAAACTCATGCACAAAAAcgtttcaaaaattttaatgTCGAGTGGTTTCGAAACTACAAAGCCCTCAGCAACTAATATGCTTACTGAAATTGCCAGTGAATACCTATCGAATCTTATTAAAAGTATCAAAATACACCACGAAAGTAACTCTTTAATTCACGCAAAACCTAGTGATATTTTACGCATGAGTCTTCTCGAGAACGGAATCGGCAGGCCTGATGatttatatacatatatcGATTCAGAGTTCACGAAGAAAACCAAAAAGTTAGTCgatatgaaaatgaagttaGAGGCGTTCTTGAAGGATCTCTTAAGACCAACATTGCAAGAGCTTTCAGAGcgaaattttgaagatgaaagtCAAAGCTTTTTGACTGGTGACTTTGCAACAGAATTGACTGGTGAGGACTTCTTTGGATTTAAAGATCTCGGTCTTGAAAAGGAATTCGGCGTGTTAAGCTCATCTGTTCCATTACAGCTTTTAACATTTCAGCTGCAGTCTAATGATACGGAAGCAGAGGTTcaagtgaagaaaattcaacCTGAAGAGTTTGATAATGTTGTTTACAGTAAAATCTCGAGAGAAGAAATCGATAAAGGTGCATTTTGGAGCGTTCTCATGCCCTTATTAAGAAAGTCCTGGGAGCGTTCCAAGATGTATCGTCAAAAGTTAGCCAAGTCCTTTTCTTCGCAATATCAAGACGTTCATCAAGCATCTGATAATTCAAACGAACTTTTagttgaagatgaagaaatgataCTAAAGGCAAAGTCTGGAAACAGACCCCGTCTCCCTCCTACAGGAAAAATTGGCAGCTCATATAAGAAAAAGGCGATTTGCGATGCTTTCATTCTTCCGGAAgacgaggaagaagatcaaaaCGAAAATGAAGAGTCGAGCGCTGCCCAAATGCTTAGAAAGGGAGTTGATGTGACTCcagataaaaatgaaaaaatcggCCCCAGTAATACACCTGCTGAAAACTCCTTCGACCTAAGCCTTTCGGggcttgaaaaatga
- the MAK21 gene encoding RNA-binding ribosome biosynthesis protein MAK21 (similar to Saccharomyces cerevisiae MAK21 (YDR060W); ancestral locus Anc_3.309), with the protein MSGNPGLKSLKGMVSAKLQKNGKKSKKAKRSPRPERDLEAKLSTNDESDILHREAIELGATEEDIKLVKDLEDQDEEKLSEQEFGPSADEDEDTEFQDDLQSFLKTLGLEKTQVDIVSDTEVEEPDQKAVREEEGKPVEEDEDGESELIEASLSSDPNSEADPESSEAEVSEHEEPEDKPKEKKNSGFIAQNDMVDSDKLIISFDKVWYELPLDPQLERNMNDNDIELTAEQITKLYERGKETLEKDNETYYAEFTKESSQKKFMSQILTGGTLNDKISALTLLIQESPIHNIKSFETLLSFCNKKSRNSILQSVNALKDLFLNGLLPDRKLRYFKNQPGLSMMINKKSLAIFYFEDYLKKKFFQILEVFEKLSHDPIIHVRLQCLNHMYDLLSAKPEQEFNLLRLIVNKIGDIDAKVSSKASFLLSKLEQAHPNMKSVIIDAIVDVALKPNADYHTTYYSVITLNQTILKRAEDSVANKLIKTYFTLFEKFLLNTDADNVEDGNNEGNEKSAAQGYEARRKKNYKKGKKGGKSVKGDKTESELVSEKNSKLFSALLTGVNRAFPFAQLSAKVYEAHLETLFKITHSSNFNTSVQALVLINQVVSKAQLDNDRYYRTLYESLLDPRLISSSKQGIYLNLLHKSLKQDSQNVSRVEAFVKRILQVCAHWINMGTIAGFFYLLLQLVDFIPQIKNLLINTPTDYEYQSDDETTDKDNFKKREVYDSRKRDPKFANADKSSLWEINYFTNHFHPTIQLYSQAFIENKKDETTKPDLGLYTLAHFLDRFVYRNSKQKANVRGTSIMQPLYGGSKLESNLLVRSTDYVNKEIPANTENWLDKKVEDIKPDERFFYQYFTTKQNAMKKAQGTQQVSHDGSDLDEDDVWDALVKSRPDVEDDSGDEDGFNFDDEELDMSSGEEDPEEEIDAASEVEEQDSNSDDDEFFSFADEDDLEGSAKRLHAELEEGSSESVSEPESESESLQPHSASDSTSKSGGTKAHKLKNKKQRLGDLPLYGSIEDYAKYLDSDKED; encoded by the coding sequence ATGAGCGGTAATCCAGGATTGAAGTCACTCAAGGGCATGGTATCTGCTAAACTGCAGAAGAATGGcaagaagagcaaaaaaGCCAAACGCAGCCCTAGACCAGAGAGAGATCTCGAAGCTAAACTGTCCACTAACGATGAAAGTGATATATTACATCGTGAGGCCATAGAACTTGGAGCTACGGAGGAGGATATTAAGCTTGTAAAAGATCTagaagatcaagatgaagagaaaCTCAGCGAACAAGAGTTTGGACCATCTGCagatgaggatgaagatacagaatttcaagatgATTTGCagtcttttttgaaaactctTGGACTTGAAAAAACACAAGTGGATATCGTTAGTGATACTGAGGTTGAAGAACCCGATCAAAAAGCCGTAAGAGAGGAAGAGGGAAAGCCTGTGGAAGAGGACGAAGACGGAGAGAGCGAATTAATCGAAGCTTCACTTAGTTCAGACCCAAACTCAGAAGCGGACCCTGAATCGAGTGAAGCAGAAGTCTCTGAACACGAGGAGCCAGAAGATAAACctaaagaaaagaaaaatagtGGATTTATAGCCCAAAATGACATGGTTGATTCTGATAAACTGATTATTTCGTTCGATAAAGTATGGTATGAATTGCCCTTAGACCCTCAATTGGAAAGGAATATGAATGACAATGACATAGAATTAACAGCAGAGCAAATCACAAAGCTTTACGAAAGAGGTAAGGaaactttggaaaaagataACGAAACATACTATGCTGAATTCACTAAAGAGTCATCTCAGAAAAAGTTTATGTCGCAGATTCTCACTGGTGGTACGTTGAACGATAAAATATCAGCTTTAACATTACTTATTCAAGAATCTCCAATACACAATATTAAATCTTTCGAAACCcttctttcattttgtaACAAGAAATCGAGAAATTCTATTTTGCAAAGTGTCAACGCACTTAAGGATTTATTCCTAAATGGACTATTACCCGATAGAAAACTAAGATATTTTAAAAACCAGCCGGGCTTATCAATGATgattaataaaaaatccTTGGCAATTTTCTACTTTGAAGATtacttgaagaaaaagtttttccaaattctAGAAGTTTTCGAGAAATTATCTCATGATCCTATCATTCATGTGAGATTGCAATGTTTGAATCATATGTATGATCTTTTATCTGCGAAACCAGAGCAAGAATTCAATTTATTAAGATTAATTGTCAATAAAATAGGTGACATTGAtgcaaaagtttcatcaaAGGCGTCATTCCTTTTATCGAAATTGGAGCAGGCTCATCCAAATATGAAAAGTGTTATTATTGACGCAATAGTGGATGTTGCTCTAAAGCCTAACGCTGATTATCATACAACATATTACTCTGTAATCACTTTGAATCAAACTATATTAAAAAGAGCAGAAGATTCAGTTGCCAATAAGCTAATAAAAACGTACTTCACATTATTCGAGAAGTTTTTATTAAACACTGATGCTGATAATGTTGAAGATGGAAACAATGAAggtaatgaaaaatctgcCGCCCAGGGATATGaagcaagaagaaagaaaaattacaaaaaggGCAAAAAAGGTGGTAAATCCGTTAAGGGAGACAAGACTGAATCTGAATTGGTGAGCGAAAAGAATTCCAAATTATTCAGCGCATTATTAACTGGTGTTAATCGTGCATTTCCGTTTGCTCAACTTTCCGCAAAAGTTTATGAAGCACATTTGGAAACTCTATTCAAAATCACACATTCCTCAAACTTCAATACATCAGTGCAAGCACTTGTATTGATCAACCAGGTTGTTTCCAAAGCTCAACTGGATAACGACAGATACTACAGAACACTGTATGAGAGTTTATTGGATCCAAGATTAATATCCTCTTCGAAGCAGGGTATCTATTTGAACTTACTTcataaatctttgaaacagGACTCCCAAAATGTTTCAAGAGTGGAGGCATTTGTGAAGAGAATCTTACAAGTTTGCGCACATTGGATAAACATGGGTACAATTGCCGGCTTTTTCTACTTGTTACTGCAGTTGGTAGACTTTATTccacaaataaaaaatttactAATCAATACTCCCACTGATTACGAATACCAATCTGATGACGAAACTACCGACAAGGataatttcaagaaaagagaggTATATGACAGTCGTAAACGTGATCCTAAATTTGCCAATGCTGACAAATCTTCATTATGGGAGATAAATTACTTCACAAACCATTTCCATCCAACAATCCAATTGTACTCACAAGCTTTTATCgagaataaaaaagatgaaaccACCAAACCAGATCTTGGCCTATATACATTAGCGCATTTTCTGGATAGATTCGTTTACAGAAACTCCAAACAGAAAGCTAATGTCAGAGGTACGTCTATCATGCAACCGTTGTATGGAGGGTCAAAATTGGAGTCCAATCTGTTGGTTAGATCAACCGATTATGTCAACAAAGAGATACCTGCCAATACAGAGAATTGGTTAGACAAAAAGGTGGAAGATATTAAACCTGACGAAAGGTTCTTCTATCAGTACTTCACCACGAAACAAAACGCAATGAAGAAAGCCCAAGGCACACAACAGGTATCCCATGACGGCAGCGACCTGGACGAAGATGATGTTTGGGATGCCTTGGTCAAATCAAGACCTGATGTGGAAGATGATAGCGGGGATGAAGATGGTTTCAACTTCGACGACGAAGAGTTAGATATGTCGAGTGGAGAGGAGGAtccagaagaagaaattgatgcAGCAAGCGAGGTCGAGGAGCAAGACAGTAATAGCGACGATGacgaatttttcagttttgcCGATGAAGACGATCTCGAAGGTTCCGCAAAAAGATTACATGCAGAACTCGAGGAGGGCTCATCAGAATCGGTTTCCGAGCCAGAGTCTGAATCCGAATCGCTACAGCCTCACTCTGCCTCCGACTCCACCAGTAAATCGGGCGGAACTAAGGCGCACAAActgaagaacaaaaagcaAAGGTTAGGAGACCTGCCTTTGTACGGCTCTATAGAAGATTATGCCAAATACTTGGATTCTGATAAAGAAGACTGA
- the TEC1 gene encoding Tec1p (similar to Saccharomyces cerevisiae TEC1 (YBR083W); ancestral locus Anc_3.310) has product MVEPAGTTISTREDCASDSNFEEDNDMKQEDQEVQVQVDGQSHDRDTAKRMSESIPGQPNDSGKYNRNSNDDDANDDDEVQQGEVGAGGEAGKQGEVADKGSSIIGESTAQEGEPVAMAGASTRAGTSQKISINSKNTSNINSNSKSNINSSSNRYSNTNSSGESTAWNPANAKVFDVYMDNGSSQTSQLLDIFACENNHKELSESNINSKRKHGEEGLELYNSGTGERSHGFLDKMNEKKIKLDSTIVSEKKQPSSLSLPMVKLEPHQQLPQQMQRQSSLPSATPPQVTQLPWGMPNALPHSAPIHGDQLTTFGQTDKWPSKMENAFIAALRLIIKNGTSKFKILDRNYGRNELISLFVQYHTGEVRTKKQISSHIQVWKKSISNKISSNYKVNALDEEILLLIEEGAPQTNESIKLFYMCFEEIVSVLSKQSQHMQARNSAARDSMPPYPYFLSPAQSAKNPLTPFSQTELLQHQQQHQQHEHQNSPRPATPLDYAKSIYGSLKTYKCVPVKVQDQDSMHHDIQQQYHQPIQKPQQLSQQQMSPQQQDSLLRHRTQQQQQQQQQQQQQQQQQQQQPVYVIPPQKNHSVPHSILQSAKDLEYQQRQLIENLSQTQNQLKLPSVSPNLYIRNFQPPTISAQQKVFQNSSQPIVSRSIQNYTTPYPKVQHGGEQIPVNMVVPPHKYYQQPQIYVPVSAPPAPINTNGNFSGFPSTQLPMKDVTQRQQHPSSDSSSSSTTYNQSSHAQGKETYQLDGNKH; this is encoded by the coding sequence ATGGTTGAGCCTGCAGGTACCACAATTAGTACCAGAGAAGATTGTGCCTCAGACTCGAACTTCGAGGAGGATAATGATATGAAGcaagaagatcaagaggTTCAGGTTCAAGTTGACGGTCAGAGCCACGATCGAGATACCGCAAAGAGAATGAGTGAGAGTATACCGGGGCAGCCCAACGATAGTGGGAAGTATAATCGCAATAGCAACGATGATGACGCCAACGACGATGACGAGGTTCAGCAAGGAGAAGTGGGCGCGGGGGGAGAGGCGGGTAAACAAGGAGAAGTCGCCGACAAGGGGTCGTCAATTATAGGCGAGTCTACTGCACAAGAAGGTGAACCTGTTGCCATGGCTGGTGCTAGCACACGAGCGGGTACGAGTCAGAAGATTAGCATTAACAGTAAAAACACCAGTAACATTAACAGTAACAGTAAGAGTAACATTAACAGTAGCAGCAACAGGTATAGTAACACTAACAGTAGTGGCGAGAGTACCGCTTGGAACCCGGCAAATGCGAAGGTTTTTGATGTCTACATGGATAACGGATCATCACAAACTTCGCAGTTGCTCGACATTTTTGCATGCGAGAACAATCATAAAGAACTTTCAGAGTCAAATATAAATTCGAAGAGAAAACATGGTGAAGAGGGTCTTGAACTATACAACTCTGGGACAGGCGAACGATCGCATGGATTCTTGGACAagatgaatgaaaaaaagatcaagtTAGATAGCACAATTGTTTCTGAGAAGAAACAGCCTAGCTCTTTAAGCTTGCCAATGGTCAAGCTGGAGCCTCATCAACAACTACCGCAACAGATGCAACGGCAGTCATCTCTGCCATCAGCGACTCCTCCCCAAGTTACTCAGCTACCGTGGGGAATGCCTAATGCACTACCTCACTCCGCTCCAATTCATGGAGATCAATTGACCACTTTTGGCCAGACAGATAAATGGCCTAgtaaaatggaaaatgCTTTCATTGCTGCTTTAAGATTAATTATTAAAAATGGTacatcaaaattcaaaattttagACAGAAATTATGGTAGGAATGAATTGATTTCTCTATTTGTCCAGTATCATACAGGTGAAGTTAGAACAAAGAAGCAAATTTCTTCGCACATTCaagtttggaaaaaatccatttcaaataaaatttcaagcaaCTATAAAGTTAATGCTCTCGACGAAGAGATTTTACTGCTTATTGAAGAGGGTGCCCCGCAAACCAATGAATCAATTAAATTATTCTATATGtgttttgaagaaatagTTTCCGTTTTATCAAAACAATCACAACATATGCAGGCGAGAAATTCAGCAGCAAGAGATTCAATGCCACCCTATCCATACTTTTTATCCCCAGCTCAGAGTGCTAAAAATCCGCTCACCCCATTTTCTCAAACTGAATTATTgcaacatcaacaacagcatCAGCAACATGAACATCAGAATAGCCCCAGACCAGCTACACCATTGGACTATGCCAAATCAATCTACGGCAGTCTAAAAACTTATAAATGTGTTCCAGTCAAAGTTCAAGATCAAGATTCAATGCATCATGATATTCAACAGCAATATCATCAACCCATACAAAAACCGCAGCAACTAAGCCAACAACAAATGTCTCCACAGCAGCAAGATTCATTACTGCGACATCGAACccagcaacagcaacagcaacagcaacagcaacagcaacagcaacagcaacagcaacagcaaccAGTATACGTTATACCACCACAGAAAAATCATTCTGTGCCGCATTCGATTTTGCAGTCTGCTAAAGATTTGGAATATCAGCAGCGCCAGTTAATAGAAAACCTTTCGCAGACTCAAAACCAATTGAAATTGCCTTCGGTTTCTCCTAATCTGTATATAAGAAACTTCCAACCACCCACAATATCTGCGCAACAAAAGGTGTTTCAGAACTCTTCTCAGCCAATTGTATCGCGGtcaattcaaaattatacTACTCCATATCCTAAAGTTCAGCATGGTGGAGAGCAAATTCCCGTTAATATGGTGGTCCCCCCTCATAAATACTACCAGCAGCCTCAAATATATGTTCCAGTATCAGCACCTCCTGCTCCTATTAATACCAACGGAAATTTCTCTGGTTTTCCTTCTACTCAATTACCTATGAAAGATGTAACGCAGCGACAACAACATCCATCCTCGGactcatcatcttcttcaacaacataTAACCAAAGCTCTCATGCTCAAGGGAAAGAAACCTATCAACTTGACGGAAATAAACACTGA
- a CDS encoding uncharacterized protein (similar to Saccharomyces cerevisiae CDC34 (YDR054C); ancestral locus Anc_3.301), which yields MGPPDSPYAGGVFFLSIHFPTDYPFKPPKIAFTTKIYHPNINANGNICLDILKDQWSPALTISKVLLSICSLLTDANPDDPLVPEIAHIYKTDRAKYEATAREWTKKYAV from the coding sequence ATGGGACCACCAGATTCGCCATATGCAGGTGGTGTTTTCTTCCTCTCGATTCATTTCCCAACCGATTATCCATTCAAGCCCCCAAAGATAGCTTTCACCACAAAGATATATCATCCAAATATCAATGCTAACGGTAACATTTGTTTAGACATCTTAAAAGATCAATGGTCACCAGCCTTGACTATCTCGAAGGTCCTTCTTTCTATATGTTCTCTATTAACAGATGCCAATCCGGATGATCCATTAGTACCAGAAATTGCACATATCTACAAAACTGATAGAGCTAAGTACGAAGCAACAGCACGAGAAtggacaaaaaaatatgctGTATAG